The genome window TTAGAAGTAAGTTATTTTTACCTTGGACGGCTGAGCAGAGAGAATACCAGCTTATAAGGCGAGGTAGATATGTAGAATTTAATTTGCTGTATGATCGCGGTACTAAATTCGGCTTAATGACTGACGGAAATGTTGAAGCAATATTAATGTCATTGCCGCCCGAAGTGAAATGGTGTTAAAAAGACTACGTCATTAATTTTTTTATTATTTTTCTGGATTACCACGCAGCCTACGGCTTCTCGCAAGGTATTGCCTGCGTAGACCGGTAAATGCGTTCTAGGTCAAGCCGGCGTTGCTCGCATGGCTCGAAAAACCCACACGATGTCATTCCTGCGAAAGCAGGAATCCAAAAAAAATAGTCTTAATCTTGACAAAATAAACCTAAAAAAACAAGTTTTTTGTAGGTTTTACTGGATTCCCGCTTTTAGCTAAGAATGACATAAAACGGTCCACGCAATAACACCTGCTCGCTTTTACTATATAACAAATTTTTTTACTTTGTAAGTTTATGCGGTAAATAATTCTCTGTTGAGATTACTTTTTTACCGGTTTTATTTTCTAAGGCATTTTTAGCGTTTTTAGCTATACTTCCTCCTATTTTACCTGCAACTTTATTTTCTACCATTCCTACTGCATTATTAGTTTCTGCTACTTGACGAGTAGATAATTCAGCAAGAGCAGTAAAAATTAATTCTGCTTCATTCATGTGATCACGTAAATTTTGATTTTTTAACCCTTTTATATTCTTATGTTCTTTTACGCTTATACCTGCCCATTCTTGGTGAATAATATTAGTTAATATAGCAAATTCATTTTCTTTCGTTACTTCATGATTTTTCCAGTAGTCAGTTAATTTGTTACGTGTTTCCTGCCCCATCATACGTTGTTGAATCCATTTCTCGCTACGACCGTGCCGTTTCCAATTATCTCTTGCTCTATCAATTGACTTTTCCGGATCAGAAATTTCTTGAATCCTCTCATAACCGACTTTAGCAAGCCATTGTTTAAACGGTTCTGCTTTTGGAGACGGAATAGATTGTATAATACGAAGTAATGATTCTGTATTTGCACAGTCTGTTATATATTTTTTTCCATCTGTGGCAGTTAATTTCAGTCCGTGACAATTTGTCACGACCTCACTTTTTTCTTCGTTTAACCTTTGCTTTAGCTTTCTCCAATAAGCTCCAGGGTCACTGCTATCGGTTAATGCTCCTACTACGTCAACTACTGAAAACCACCATTCGTTGTTATGCAAAATTCTTCTAATGGTTTTATCTTTAAAAATTACTAACTTATTAAGTTCATCGCTATTATTCATAATGTTCCATATTATTTTTTATGAATTATAGATATTCTAAATAAATTTTACAACTTATATTAGAAATAAAAAATCTTTTAAGTAAATAAACTATTAGTTTAAAATAAAATAAGTTATAGATTGACTTTTAAAGGAAGTTAGGTATAAACTTTAACTGAAATAGCATTTTGCTATTTTGGGGCGTAAGAACCTCTTAATCAACGTGGTATCTGTGTCGACCATAAAATGACGCAATCCTCGGCTTTATTTTGGTCGGGGTTATAATAGTTATGTCCAAGGTTTAAAGTGCATACTTTAAACCTAAAGGCTATTATGGCTATCGTTGATGGTTTTCTTACTTCCCCGACCACCAAGGGTTTATTTCTCTTCGGTGGTTAAAACTTGAGCTACTTAAGTTTAATCAATTGGGAATGTCCATATGTCCAGCCAAAATACCAAAACCCTACCTGAACTCGTAGCAGAGTTTACTTCAAAAGAAAATTTAGAAATTCTGAAAATTGAGATAGCAGAGTTGCTAGAAAAACCTTTGAAAAAGAGAGATCTCAACGCAATAGAGAAACGCTTAGCAGAACTAGAAGCAATATTTAATGCTCTTAACTAAAAGTAGAAGTGACTAGCTTTGTTGCATGGCTACCAAATCGTCATTGCGAGCGACCATAGGGAGTGCGGCAATCTAGAAAATAATTAAAAAAATTCTGATTTACAGAATTTTTTACTGGATTGCTTCGTCGAATTACTACGTAATTCTTCTCGCAATGACGGAAAAACCGAGTCATGCAACAATGCCGAAGTGACTTTGCAATGACAATTTAGAAATTTTAATCAAATGGTTTCACTATAACCATTATTACTGCAACAATCATACAAATAGCTGGAATCTCATTAACTATACGGTAAAATTTTTCTGAATGTACATTCTTGCCATTTGCAAAATCTTTTCGCCATCTTGCAAGTAAACCGTGAAATATCACTAAAATTAACACTGCAAACATTTTAACGTGAAACCAAGTATCAAGAGCAACAAACCCGTAAATATGAGCATTTATTAAACCGAATATAAATGTGCTAATCATTGCCGGATTCATAATGAACCTGAGTAATTTTAGCTCCATCACTTGTAAGGTATTATCTAGCTCACTACCTATTTTAGCTTTAGTATGGTAAACATATATTCTAGGTAAGTAAAGAAGCCCTGCCATCCAACATATAGCAGATATCAGATGGACTGACTTAAACCATAGATAGTAACTTGCCATTCTTTTCCTTGTTAATTTGTTAATTTACATAAACATTTAGTAAATTCGTTTGGACATATTCTTGTACTAGAGCTACTCGTAACTAAATTAGTATCAACCTTATTAATAAATCGTAGCAATATATTTGTCAAACTATTAATAAAAATTTTATTTGTTCCAAGTGTCGAAATTCGGGTATATTGAATTTCATATTTATCTGCGATTAATTTATATTCAATATCAAGTTCTACTAGCGTTTCAACATGCTCGGATACAAAGGATATAGGTACGATAATTATGTCTTTTTTTAACTTTCCTGCTAGCTCTATCTCGTCTTCCGTATTCGGTTTTAACCATTCTATAGGTCCTACTCTACTTTGATAAGTTATCTTATAATCTAGATCTTTTA of Rickettsia tillamookensis contains these proteins:
- a CDS encoding Bro-N domain-containing protein, producing MNNSDELNKLVIFKDKTIRRILHNNEWWFSVVDVVGALTDSSDPGAYWRKLKQRLNEEKSEVVTNCHGLKLTATDGKKYITDCANTESLLRIIQSIPSPKAEPFKQWLAKVGYERIQEISDPEKSIDRARDNWKRHGRSEKWIQQRMMGQETRNKLTDYWKNHEVTKENEFAILTNIIHQEWAGISVKEHKNIKGLKNQNLRDHMNEAELIFTALAELSTRQVAETNNAVGMVENKVAGKIGGSIAKNAKNALENKTGKKVISTENYLPHKLTK
- a CDS encoding DUF5320 domain-containing protein — protein: MSSQNTKTLPELVAEFTSKENLEILKIEIAELLEKPLKKRDLNAIEKRLAELEAIFNALN
- the hemJ gene encoding protoporphyrinogen oxidase HemJ, which gives rise to MASYYLWFKSVHLISAICWMAGLLYLPRIYVYHTKAKIGSELDNTLQVMELKLLRFIMNPAMISTFIFGLINAHIYGFVALDTWFHVKMFAVLILVIFHGLLARWRKDFANGKNVHSEKFYRIVNEIPAICMIVAVIMVIVKPFD